A genomic window from Massilia sp. METH4 includes:
- a CDS encoding methyl-accepting chemotaxis protein — protein sequence MNLATFKSIPRGLSLNARITLAATALVVVSLAITATVTGIRNRDMAQDASMRLARTVTAEAADALQGRIVSNLAAVATAAGAVRHTLADGPAMSREQVDNLSKAVLLGTEDLVGVSTTMEPDALDGKDAEYAGKAPRFDATGRHMPYFSRAASGGLHVEPIVFGTAPGANDWYDVPKKTGKRFFTEPYTYPVNGKDVLMASLVVPIAVNGQVRGVVTGDFMLTKLSTILADLPTLDGGRLSLVSNGGLYASHPVAARNGKPADDMPAEALAAVRAGKTHEYTADGAVHLLYPLRLHDDIAPWAVRLSFPEDVATAAARSQLKYTLLVSFLCAVVAAVAMVAVLRRLTRPLRELARTMTQLAGGNADLSARLKAQGSDELAVIARGFNDFVAKIEHVLARVRDSSASVAQASSEISQGNADLSARTEQQASALEETAASMEQLTGSVRNNSDNAAQAQRLAAGASDVARRGGVVVAQVVDTMAAIDASSTKVVDIISVIDGIAFQTNILALNAAVEAARAGEQGRGFAVVASEVRTLAQRSASAAKEIKALIGDSAAQVQRGSALVKDAGSTMDEVVASVQQVAGIIAEIAAAGAEQSAGIGQVNGAIGQMDGVTQQNAALVEEAAAAAESLKDQAAMLVALVAEFRIAA from the coding sequence ATGAACCTGGCAACCTTCAAATCCATCCCGCGCGGCCTGTCGCTGAACGCCCGCATCACCCTCGCGGCCACGGCGCTCGTCGTCGTCAGCCTGGCCATCACCGCCACGGTGACCGGCATCCGCAACCGCGATATGGCGCAGGACGCTTCGATGCGGCTGGCGCGCACGGTGACGGCCGAGGCGGCCGATGCGCTGCAGGGCCGGATCGTGTCGAACCTTGCCGCCGTGGCGACGGCCGCGGGCGCCGTGCGCCACACGCTCGCGGACGGCCCCGCCATGAGCCGCGAACAGGTCGACAACCTCAGCAAGGCCGTGCTGCTCGGCACCGAGGACCTGGTGGGCGTCTCCACCACGATGGAGCCGGACGCGCTGGACGGCAAGGATGCGGAGTATGCCGGCAAGGCCCCGCGTTTCGACGCGACCGGCCGCCACATGCCGTATTTTTCTCGCGCGGCGAGCGGTGGCCTGCACGTGGAGCCGATCGTGTTCGGTACCGCGCCCGGCGCGAACGACTGGTACGACGTGCCGAAGAAGACCGGCAAGCGCTTCTTTACCGAACCGTACACCTATCCCGTCAACGGCAAGGACGTGCTGATGGCGTCGCTCGTGGTGCCGATCGCCGTGAACGGCCAGGTGCGCGGCGTGGTGACCGGCGACTTCATGCTGACCAAGCTGAGCACCATCCTGGCCGACTTGCCCACGCTGGACGGCGGCCGGCTCTCGCTGGTGTCGAACGGCGGCCTGTACGCCAGCCACCCGGTGGCCGCGCGCAACGGCAAGCCGGCCGACGACATGCCGGCCGAGGCGCTGGCTGCCGTGCGTGCCGGCAAGACTCATGAATACACGGCGGACGGTGCCGTGCACCTGCTGTACCCGCTGCGCCTGCACGACGATATCGCGCCATGGGCCGTGCGCCTGTCGTTCCCCGAGGACGTGGCGACCGCGGCGGCCCGAAGCCAGTTGAAGTACACGCTGCTGGTCTCGTTCCTGTGCGCCGTCGTCGCCGCCGTTGCCATGGTGGCCGTGCTGCGGCGCCTCACGCGGCCGTTGCGCGAACTGGCCCGCACGATGACGCAGCTGGCCGGCGGCAACGCCGACCTGTCGGCCCGCCTGAAGGCACAGGGCAGCGACGAACTGGCCGTGATCGCGCGCGGCTTCAACGACTTCGTGGCCAAGATCGAGCACGTGCTGGCCAGGGTGCGCGACAGCTCGGCCAGCGTGGCGCAGGCAAGCTCCGAAATCAGCCAGGGCAATGCCGACCTGTCGGCCCGCACCGAGCAGCAGGCCAGCGCGCTGGAGGAAACGGCCGCGTCGATGGAACAGCTCACCGGCAGCGTGCGCAACAATTCCGACAACGCGGCCCAGGCGCAGCGGCTGGCGGCCGGCGCCTCGGATGTGGCGCGCCGCGGCGGCGTCGTGGTGGCGCAGGTGGTCGATACGATGGCGGCCATCGATGCCTCGTCCACGAAAGTCGTCGACATCATCTCGGTGATCGACGGGATTGCCTTCCAGACCAATATCCTGGCACTGAACGCGGCCGTGGAAGCGGCACGGGCCGGCGAGCAGGGCCGCGGCTTCGCCGTGGTGGCCTCCGAAGTGCGGACGCTGGCGCAGCGCAGCGCCTCGGCGGCGAAGGAGATCAAGGCCCTGATCGGCGACTCGGCGGCGCAAGTGCAGCGCGGCAGCGCGCTGGTGAAGGACGCCGGCAGCACGATGGACGAGGTGGTGGCCAGCGTGCAGCAGGTGGCCGGCATCATCGCCGAGATCGCGGCGGCGGGCGCCGAACAGAGTGCCGGCATCGGCCAGGTGAACGGCGCCATCGGGCAGATGGATGGCGTAACCCAGCAGAACGCCGCCCTCGTCGAGGAAGCGGCGGCGGCGGCCGAGAGCCTGAAGGACCAGGCAGCCATGCTGGTGGCGCTGGTGGCCGAGTTCCGGATCGCCGCCTAG
- a CDS encoding LysE family translocator, with protein MTLYLSMAAFALASSISPGPVNIVALGAGARHGLAASVRHVSGATLGFTLLLLLTGLGLYEALERWPQLVGLVRWAGIGFLLYLAWKLAADNGELPLDTEGAAAGPSLLTGAAMQWLNPKAWLAAVSGMGAFAADGDTRIVWEFAAIYFVVCWLSIFCWAWAGAALRGYLSDPARMRVFNRAMALLLAVSAAWLLMG; from the coding sequence ATGACCTTGTACTTGTCGATGGCCGCCTTCGCGCTGGCCTCTTCCATTTCCCCCGGCCCCGTCAACATCGTCGCCCTGGGCGCGGGCGCCCGCCACGGCCTGGCCGCCAGCGTGCGCCACGTGAGCGGGGCCACGCTCGGCTTCACCCTGCTGTTGCTGCTCACCGGCCTGGGCCTTTACGAGGCGCTGGAACGCTGGCCGCAGCTGGTGGGCCTGGTGCGCTGGGCCGGCATCGGCTTCCTGCTGTACCTGGCCTGGAAGCTGGCGGCCGACAACGGCGAGCTGCCGCTGGACACCGAGGGCGCCGCCGCCGGGCCATCCCTGCTGACCGGCGCGGCGATGCAGTGGCTCAACCCAAAGGCGTGGCTGGCCGCCGTCTCGGGCATGGGCGCCTTCGCCGCCGATGGCGATACCCGGATTGTCTGGGAATTCGCCGCGATCTACTTCGTGGTGTGCTGGCTGTCGATCTTCTGCTGGGCGTGGGCGGGTGCCGCCCTGCGCGGCTACCTGTCGGACCCCGCGCGCATGCGCGTGTTCAACCGCGCGATGGCGCTGCTGCTGGCGGTCAGCGCCGCCTGGCTGCTGATGGGCTAG
- a CDS encoding diguanylate cyclase, with amino-acid sequence MKVETKLQYAAACIIVVMSAVALVPHALEADVSGAMTRLDDTATREREYGNLLRYLTDAEAAQRGYVITGRQEFLEPYYEALKALPALRRSLTAEGIPVAEHQALDDIARLTEAKVNYMREVVRVRSEQGADAARALVDTGRGKHYMDQLRQRIGTQAESLARYRATLREELAERSSLAANVSSVATALNILLLIGMGLAGNKTLAQRRKAEQRANDVSRELRQTASLAERRNVQLQSGGEMLHALELAETLDEGAHIVALYFGQLLPGLSGSMYLYRHSRDILERKATWGGAHDPEVVEPLDCWALRKGAQHFTDGRESALACRHTSAEDARIPRICLPLVTQGNVIGFITVEGAQLAQGDGSIERTWIMQLGEQVALALANVQLRVSLRHQSVIDPLTQLYNRRYLDETLKRELSRAARRGTPLAVIMLDLDHFKRVNDTFGHEAGDLLLRNVGRVLLQSIRGSDVACRYGGEELVVLLPDCSLETAIARAERMRQAIRNLNLTVNKDVLSASASFGVAAYPHHGDSAEALLQAADAAMYRAKHGGRDRVDVAPVATTGQLV; translated from the coding sequence ATGAAAGTAGAGACCAAGCTTCAATACGCCGCCGCCTGCATCATCGTCGTCATGTCGGCAGTCGCGCTCGTGCCCCACGCGCTGGAAGCCGACGTGAGCGGTGCGATGACGCGGCTGGACGACACGGCGACCCGGGAGCGCGAGTACGGCAACCTGCTCCGTTACCTGACCGACGCGGAAGCCGCGCAGCGCGGCTACGTGATCACGGGCCGTCAGGAATTCCTCGAGCCGTACTACGAAGCGCTGAAGGCCCTGCCCGCGCTGCGCCGGTCGCTGACGGCCGAGGGCATTCCGGTCGCCGAACACCAGGCCCTCGACGATATCGCCCGGTTGACCGAAGCCAAGGTCAACTACATGCGCGAAGTCGTGCGGGTGCGTTCGGAACAGGGAGCCGACGCGGCGCGCGCCCTCGTCGATACGGGGCGGGGCAAGCACTACATGGACCAGCTGCGGCAGCGCATCGGCACGCAGGCGGAATCGCTGGCGCGCTACCGGGCCACACTGCGCGAGGAACTGGCCGAGCGCTCGAGCCTGGCCGCCAATGTGTCGAGCGTGGCCACCGCGCTCAACATCCTGCTGCTGATCGGCATGGGACTGGCGGGCAACAAGACGCTGGCGCAGCGCCGCAAGGCCGAGCAGCGCGCGAACGACGTCTCGCGCGAGCTGCGCCAGACCGCCAGCCTGGCCGAGCGGCGCAATGTGCAGCTGCAAAGCGGCGGCGAGATGCTGCACGCGCTGGAACTGGCCGAAACGCTGGATGAAGGCGCGCACATCGTCGCGCTGTATTTCGGGCAGCTGCTGCCTGGCCTGTCCGGCTCGATGTACCTGTACCGGCATTCGCGCGACATCCTCGAACGCAAGGCCACCTGGGGCGGCGCGCACGACCCCGAGGTGGTGGAACCGCTCGATTGCTGGGCATTGCGCAAGGGCGCCCAGCATTTCACGGACGGCCGCGAGAGCGCCCTCGCCTGCCGCCATACCAGCGCGGAGGACGCGCGGATTCCGCGCATTTGCCTGCCGCTCGTGACGCAGGGCAACGTGATCGGCTTTATCACCGTCGAGGGTGCGCAACTGGCGCAGGGAGACGGGTCAATCGAACGCACCTGGATCATGCAACTGGGCGAACAGGTGGCGTTGGCGCTGGCGAACGTGCAGCTGCGCGTGTCGCTGCGCCACCAGTCGGTGATCGATCCGCTGACCCAGCTCTACAACCGCCGCTACCTCGACGAGACCCTGAAGCGCGAACTCTCCCGCGCCGCGCGGCGCGGCACGCCGCTGGCCGTGATCATGCTCGACCTCGACCATTTCAAGCGCGTGAACGACACGTTCGGCCATGAAGCGGGCGACCTGCTGCTGCGCAACGTCGGCCGCGTGCTGCTGCAGTCGATACGCGGCAGCGACGTGGCCTGCCGCTACGGCGGCGAGGAACTGGTCGTCCTGCTGCCCGACTGTTCGCTGGAAACCGCCATCGCCCGTGCCGAACGCATGCGGCAGGCGATCCGCAACCTGAACCTCACCGTGAACAAGGACGTGCTGAGCGCCTCGGCCTCGTTCGGCGTGGCGGCCTATCCTCACCATGGCGACAGTGCCGAAGCGCTGCTGCAGGCAGCCGATGCGGCCATGTATCGTGCCAAGCACGGCGGCCGGGACCGGGTCGACGTGGCGCCGGTGGCCACCACGGGCCAACTCGTCTGA
- a CDS encoding GGDEF and EAL domain-containing protein, which yields MERYAVPARPADEQARLDALRATQLLDSQPEELFDRITRVACASLNVPISLVSLVDESRQWFKASCGLAAKETDRDISFCGHAILNDEAFIVENALDDGRFAGNPLVTGDPHIRFYAGMPIRAANRNIGTLCVIDTQPRALSADDLQLLATLARTVEDLIYVREAAMRSVNLLNTWSAQASARESREVQVLRNMVTRDLLTGLPTRQAIESALADHVPGWVRAGGHALLAVVDIDNLAAINERAGHGVGDRFLREMANRLRQLAQPGDTIARIGGDMFALLLGPFGEEAAGTARIAAIHRDLNRVLALDHGDLHGSVTTGYVLAGRDWPGPGALLNHAIEAVGAAKLRGHGMMRVFDRPPSRLNGRALEHELRAALRGNQLFMAYQAKIDARTGIPTGVEALVRWRHPQLGLVGPAEFIPVAEESAIIVQLGEWTLEQACRQASRWRQSGRDGPTVAVNISPRQFLHGDIATVVDDMLSRYGVPAAMLELELTESVAVHDLEGAIATMRRLKEIGVTLSIDDFGTGYSSLAWLKRLPVDKLKIDKAFVTDLAGSPAARAILRGIVGIAEDLGIGTIAEGVETEAQADVLKAAGCREMQGYLFGRPGPAESVFRH from the coding sequence ATGGAACGATATGCAGTGCCGGCTCGTCCGGCGGACGAGCAAGCCCGGCTCGATGCACTGCGGGCCACGCAACTGCTCGATTCCCAGCCCGAGGAATTATTCGACCGCATCACGCGTGTCGCCTGCGCCTCGCTGAACGTGCCCATCAGCCTCGTTTCGCTCGTCGACGAGTCGCGCCAGTGGTTCAAGGCCAGCTGCGGGCTTGCCGCGAAGGAAACGGACCGCGATATTTCGTTTTGCGGCCATGCGATCCTGAACGACGAAGCATTCATTGTCGAAAATGCACTCGATGACGGCCGTTTCGCTGGCAATCCGCTCGTCACGGGCGATCCCCACATCCGTTTTTATGCCGGCATGCCGATACGCGCCGCGAACAGGAACATCGGCACCTTGTGCGTGATCGACACGCAGCCGCGCGCCCTGTCGGCCGACGACCTGCAATTGCTCGCCACGCTGGCCCGTACGGTGGAAGACCTGATCTACGTGCGCGAAGCAGCCATGCGCTCGGTGAACCTGCTCAATACCTGGAGCGCCCAGGCCAGCGCGCGGGAAAGCCGCGAGGTGCAGGTGTTGCGCAATATGGTCACGCGCGACCTGCTCACCGGCCTGCCGACGCGCCAGGCAATCGAATCGGCGCTGGCCGACCACGTCCCGGGCTGGGTGCGGGCCGGCGGGCACGCGCTGCTGGCCGTGGTCGACATCGACAATCTCGCCGCCATCAATGAGCGCGCCGGCCACGGCGTGGGCGACCGCTTCCTCAGGGAAATGGCGAACCGGCTGCGCCAGCTGGCGCAGCCCGGCGACACGATTGCGCGCATCGGCGGCGACATGTTCGCCCTGCTGCTTGGGCCGTTCGGGGAGGAAGCGGCCGGCACTGCCCGCATCGCGGCGATCCACCGCGACCTGAACCGGGTACTGGCGCTCGACCATGGGGATCTGCACGGCAGCGTGACCACCGGCTATGTGCTGGCGGGCCGGGACTGGCCCGGCCCCGGGGCGCTGCTGAACCACGCCATCGAGGCGGTCGGGGCGGCCAAGCTGCGCGGGCACGGGATGATGCGCGTGTTCGACCGCCCGCCTTCGCGCCTGAACGGCCGGGCCCTGGAACACGAGCTGCGCGCCGCGTTGCGCGGCAACCAGCTGTTCATGGCATACCAGGCCAAGATCGATGCGCGCACGGGCATTCCCACCGGGGTGGAGGCGCTGGTGCGCTGGCGCCACCCGCAGCTCGGCCTGGTGGGCCCGGCCGAGTTCATTCCCGTCGCCGAAGAGAGCGCAATCATCGTGCAGCTCGGCGAATGGACGCTGGAACAGGCATGCCGGCAGGCATCGCGCTGGCGGCAGAGCGGGCGCGACGGACCCACCGTGGCGGTGAACATTTCGCCACGCCAGTTCCTGCACGGCGATATCGCGACCGTGGTGGACGACATGCTGTCGCGCTATGGCGTGCCGGCCGCGATGCTGGAGCTGGAATTGACGGAGTCGGTGGCCGTGCACGACCTCGAAGGCGCCATCGCCACCATGCGCCGGCTGAAGGAGATCGGCGTCACGCTCAGCATCGACGACTTCGGCACCGGCTACTCCAGCCTCGCCTGGCTGAAGCGGCTGCCGGTCGACAAGCTCAAGATCGACAAGGCGTTCGTGACCGACCTGGCAGGCAGTCCGGCCGCCCGCGCGATCCTGCGCGGCATCGTCGGCATCGCCGAGGACCTTGGCATCGGCACCATTGCCGAGGGCGTGGAAACCGAGGCGCAGGCCGATGTCCTCAAGGCGGCAGGCTGCCGCGAAATGCAGGGTTACCTGTTCGGCCGCCCCGGGCCGGCGGAATCGGTGTTCCGGCACTGA
- a CDS encoding response regulator, protein MTLSPPRIFVVDDNHDSADILAEILRFKGFDVHVAYDGTQAIAMANGIPPDVVFLDLGMPGLDGYAVARALRARHGPYVHIVALTAWSDAATLAKVDEAGFDRHLAKPSNLDTIVAIIAASMPARRA, encoded by the coding sequence ATGACGCTTTCACCACCACGCATTTTCGTTGTCGACGACAACCACGACTCGGCGGATATTCTTGCCGAGATTCTCCGATTCAAGGGTTTCGACGTGCATGTCGCCTACGACGGCACGCAGGCCATCGCCATGGCGAACGGCATACCGCCCGATGTCGTGTTCCTCGACCTCGGCATGCCGGGGTTGGACGGCTACGCGGTCGCCCGTGCGCTGCGTGCACGGCACGGGCCGTACGTCCACATCGTCGCACTGACGGCCTGGAGCGATGCGGCCACGCTGGCGAAGGTGGATGAAGCGGGCTTCGACAGGCACCTGGCCAAGCCCTCGAACCTCGACACGATCGTCGCCATCATCGCCGCGAGCATGCCGGCCCGGCGCGCCTGA
- a CDS encoding class I SAM-dependent methyltransferase has protein sequence MPDWSAGYVSDIGYTYGVYAELGPVRMRLAFLNAGLVPPEGGCACELGFGQGVSVNVHAAATGSEWHGTDFNPAQAGFARELAAASGADARLSDASFAEFCARPDLPDFDFIGMHGVWSWVSDENRRLLVDFVRRKLKVGGVLYVSYNTQPGWAALCPVRELMTRHFATMTVPSAGTGQRIAEAVDFADRLLGTNPGFVQANPTVPARMALLKEADSAYLAHEYFNRDWQPMSFPAVAEWLAPAKVEFACPATYIEHIDSAVVTPEQAAFLKEVTDPCLRQMAFDFMINQQFRRDYWVRGARRLAPLERARLLRQQRVVLAMSPEDVAYTVKAGQIEVGLNEALHRPVVEALADHRPRTIGELQDSCAAAGLSSVQVLQAVFLLAGTQQVQPAQDETVAGRARAACGRLNAHLVGLAEHGPGIHYLASPVTGGGIPVPHVHQLFLLGLARGHQNVGELVAFALARGGGTEAAVVERQATAFLQRRLGVLRALAVID, from the coding sequence ATGCCCGACTGGTCCGCAGGCTACGTTTCCGACATCGGCTATACCTACGGCGTCTACGCGGAACTGGGTCCCGTGCGCATGCGCCTGGCCTTCCTCAACGCCGGCCTGGTGCCACCCGAAGGCGGGTGCGCGTGCGAGCTCGGTTTCGGCCAGGGTGTCAGCGTGAACGTGCACGCCGCGGCGACGGGCAGCGAATGGCACGGCACCGACTTCAATCCCGCTCAGGCCGGCTTTGCCCGCGAACTGGCGGCGGCATCCGGTGCCGACGCCCGGCTGTCGGATGCATCGTTCGCCGAGTTCTGCGCGCGCCCCGACCTGCCCGACTTCGACTTCATCGGCATGCATGGCGTGTGGAGCTGGGTGTCGGACGAGAACCGGCGCCTGCTCGTCGATTTCGTGCGCCGCAAGCTGAAGGTGGGCGGCGTGCTGTACGTGAGCTACAACACGCAGCCCGGCTGGGCGGCACTGTGCCCCGTGCGCGAGCTGATGACGCGGCATTTCGCGACGATGACGGTACCCAGCGCGGGCACCGGCCAGAGGATCGCCGAGGCCGTCGATTTCGCCGACCGGCTGCTGGGCACCAATCCGGGCTTCGTGCAAGCCAACCCCACGGTACCCGCCCGCATGGCCTTGCTGAAGGAGGCCGACAGCGCCTATCTCGCGCACGAGTATTTCAACCGCGACTGGCAGCCGATGTCGTTCCCCGCCGTGGCCGAATGGCTCGCCCCCGCGAAGGTGGAATTCGCCTGCCCCGCCACGTATATCGAGCACATCGACAGCGCCGTCGTTACACCCGAACAGGCCGCTTTCCTGAAGGAGGTAACGGACCCGTGCCTGCGGCAGATGGCGTTCGACTTCATGATCAACCAGCAGTTCCGCCGCGATTACTGGGTGCGCGGCGCGCGCCGCCTCGCGCCGCTCGAACGCGCCCGATTGCTGCGGCAGCAGCGCGTGGTGCTGGCGATGTCGCCCGAAGACGTGGCCTATACCGTCAAGGCCGGGCAGATCGAGGTGGGCTTGAACGAAGCGCTGCACCGGCCCGTGGTCGAGGCGCTGGCCGACCATCGGCCGCGTACGATCGGCGAGTTGCAGGACAGCTGCGCGGCCGCCGGGCTCTCCTCGGTGCAAGTGCTGCAGGCCGTCTTCCTGCTGGCCGGCACGCAGCAGGTGCAGCCGGCGCAGGACGAAACCGTCGCCGGCCGCGCCCGCGCCGCCTGCGGGCGGCTGAACGCGCACCTGGTCGGCCTGGCCGAACATGGACCCGGCATCCATTACCTGGCCTCGCCGGTCACCGGCGGGGGCATTCCGGTACCCCACGTGCACCAGCTGTTCCTGCTCGGCCTCGCGCGCGGCCACCAGAACGTGGGCGAGCTCGTGGCGTTCGCGCTGGCCCGCGGCGGCGGGACGGAGGCGGCGGTGGTCGAGCGGCAGGCCACGGCCTTCCTGCAACGCCGCCTCGGCGTGCTGCGGGCACTGGCGGTGATAGACTGA
- a CDS encoding AraC family transcriptional regulator — translation MSTPTFWRDAALPFLEARSIADGRGVCYAKHSHETFSIGSITGGASEYLNGRAREHVRAGAVVLMNPGDVHACNPLGEEPWSYRMFHVDSGWLAGVQGEGGEMRPYVPVASRAPGLFARLEALYATCVDPAADALQKQVAAIDFFTFMHDTLQPASAATLPDHQVRRAAEYLRDNLPAAVKLDELCAACGLSPSYLIRAFKARYGMTPHAWLVNCRIQYCRELLRRGRAIADVAQAAGFADQAHLQRAFKRHVAATPGQYRKT, via the coding sequence ATGAGCACCCCCACGTTCTGGCGCGACGCCGCCCTGCCCTTCCTCGAAGCCCGTTCGATCGCCGACGGCCGCGGCGTGTGCTACGCGAAGCACTCGCACGAAACCTTCTCGATCGGGTCCATCACCGGCGGCGCCAGCGAGTACCTGAACGGCCGCGCGCGCGAGCACGTGCGGGCCGGCGCCGTGGTGCTGATGAACCCCGGCGACGTTCATGCCTGCAACCCGCTGGGCGAGGAACCGTGGTCGTACCGCATGTTCCACGTGGATAGCGGCTGGCTGGCCGGCGTCCAGGGCGAGGGGGGCGAGATGCGGCCCTATGTGCCGGTCGCCAGCCGCGCGCCCGGCCTGTTCGCGCGGCTCGAAGCGCTGTACGCCACCTGCGTCGACCCGGCAGCCGATGCGCTGCAAAAGCAGGTTGCCGCCATCGACTTCTTCACCTTCATGCACGATACGCTGCAGCCGGCATCCGCTGCCACGCTGCCGGACCACCAGGTGCGCCGCGCGGCCGAATACCTGCGCGACAACCTCCCCGCCGCCGTGAAGCTCGACGAGCTGTGCGCCGCCTGCGGCCTGTCGCCGTCGTACCTGATCCGCGCCTTCAAGGCCCGCTACGGCATGACGCCGCACGCCTGGCTCGTCAACTGCCGCATCCAGTACTGCCGCGAACTGCTGCGCCGCGGCCGGGCCATCGCCGACGTGGCGCAGGCGGCCGGCTTCGCCGACCAGGCGCACCTGCAACGCGCCTTCAAGCGGCACGTGGCCGCCACGCCGGGCCAGTACCGCAAGACCTAG
- a CDS encoding LysR family transcriptional regulator, protein MDELRRIDLNLLLTLHALLAEKHVTRAALRLHKSQPAVSHALAQLRDHFDDPLLVRREGRMALTGRAQALIDPLAEALGTLNGLLSARQFDPAAERRRFRLTLSDYSSRIILPPLVRYVRRHAPGIDLAISQASRDAMLAQLVDGEVDVALGIFPDRPETIHVQDLFSEEFVSLADRATLPAKGGLTLEQFLARPHVKLALRPDSYDEIEKALGELGLQRHIAVALPHWSAAVELIAGTDLILTAASRTTGAMQPHKALRRFKPPFALPSFSYQQAWHARREDDPGHRWLRGVIRACSEPGA, encoded by the coding sequence ATGGATGAGCTGCGGCGTATCGACCTGAACCTGCTGCTCACGCTGCACGCGCTGCTGGCGGAAAAGCACGTGACCCGCGCCGCCCTGCGGCTGCACAAGAGCCAGCCGGCAGTGAGCCACGCGCTGGCGCAGCTGCGCGACCATTTCGACGATCCGCTGCTGGTGCGCCGCGAGGGCCGCATGGCGCTCACTGGCCGTGCGCAGGCGCTGATCGACCCGCTCGCCGAGGCGCTGGGCACCCTGAACGGCCTGCTGAGCGCCCGGCAGTTCGATCCGGCGGCGGAGCGCCGTCGCTTCCGGCTCACGCTGTCGGACTATTCGTCGCGCATCATCCTGCCCCCGCTCGTGCGTTACGTGCGCCGCCATGCGCCGGGCATCGACCTGGCGATCAGCCAGGCCAGCCGCGACGCCATGCTGGCCCAGCTGGTCGACGGCGAGGTGGACGTGGCGCTCGGCATCTTCCCGGACCGGCCGGAAACCATTCACGTGCAAGACCTGTTTTCCGAGGAATTCGTGAGCCTGGCCGACCGGGCCACGCTGCCGGCCAAGGGCGGCCTGACGCTGGAGCAATTCCTGGCGCGGCCGCACGTGAAGCTGGCCCTGCGCCCCGACTCCTACGACGAGATCGAGAAGGCACTGGGGGAGCTGGGCCTGCAGCGGCATATCGCCGTGGCACTGCCGCACTGGAGCGCGGCGGTGGAGCTCATCGCCGGGACCGACCTGATTCTCACCGCCGCCAGCCGCACCACGGGAGCGATGCAGCCGCACAAGGCGCTGCGGCGCTTCAAGCCGCCGTTCGCGCTGCCCAGTTTTTCTTACCAGCAAGCTTGGCATGCACGGCGCGAGGACGATCCCGGCCACCGGTGGTTGCGCGGCGTGATCCGCGCCTGCAGCGAGCCCGGCGCGTAG
- a CDS encoding DMT family transporter, with product MFSKTALLAILPTGVAVLAGAALPFQAAGNAALGRELGHPAWGALASLTVSVIITLAVALLLRVPGPALGRAMAGPWWLWLGGLLGALYLGSAAAVTPKLGAGGFLAWVVAGQMVTALIVDHFGLMGLEAKPVSLHRVVGVALILIGVFCAQGSTTAESGAPARSATA from the coding sequence ATGTTCAGCAAGACCGCACTCCTGGCCATCCTTCCCACCGGCGTCGCCGTGCTGGCCGGCGCCGCGCTGCCGTTCCAGGCCGCCGGTAACGCCGCCCTCGGCCGCGAGCTCGGCCACCCGGCATGGGGCGCGCTTGCCTCGCTGACCGTCAGCGTCATCATCACGCTCGCAGTCGCGCTGCTGCTGCGGGTGCCGGGGCCCGCACTGGGCCGGGCCATGGCAGGCCCCTGGTGGCTGTGGCTGGGCGGCTTGCTGGGTGCGCTGTACCTGGGCAGCGCGGCGGCGGTCACGCCCAAGCTCGGCGCCGGCGGCTTCCTCGCCTGGGTGGTGGCCGGGCAGATGGTGACGGCGCTGATCGTCGACCATTTCGGCCTGATGGGGCTGGAAGCGAAACCGGTGTCGCTGCACCGCGTCGTTGGTGTCGCGCTGATCTTGATCGGCGTGTTCTGCGCCCAGGGCAGCACGACAGCCGAGTCGGGAGCGCCGGCGCGCTCGGCTACCGCCTGA